The DNA sequence CCTTGCTGTCCGGGATGATTCGTGGTGGATGGACGATCACGGGCTCGTGGCCCATTGCGACAGAAAGGACTGCGCGGGTCAATGCACAGGAGACAGCTTCCCTCGCCACCAGCGTCCACCTCGTCTGCCGCCCGCGGCCAAGAGATGCCGGCGTGGGCGACTGGGGCGAAGTCCTACGGGAACTGCCCAAGCGCGTCGGAGATTGGATGGAGCGCCTACAGGGCGAGGGCATTCGCGGTGCGGACTTGGTCTTTGCCTGTATCGGCCCGGCATTGGAAATTTACAGCCGATACTCGAAGGTTGTGGATGCGGAGGAACGCGAGATTCCGCTTGGGGGCAATCCTGAGGCAAAAGAACCTCACCTACGCGGCTACCTTGCCTACGTATGGGAAATCGTCGGTCGGATAGCTCTTGAGCACGTGCTCGGCACCGCGGAAGCGAAGGCCAGAAACGGCGCGGCCGGAGCTTTGGAAGAGGACGCGAGGCTGACGGCGCTGTTTCTGTGGACGTTGCAGAGTACCCAACAGGAAGGCAAAAGTGAAAAGGGAAAAGGCAAAATTGAGGAGATGGAAGATGAGGCGCCAGAAGAGATAGATGAAGATGAAGACATTCCGCGAGGGAAGACGTCGGGATACAGCCTCGTTTTTGATGTGGTCCGGCGGTTTGCGCAGCCCTTGGGGATCAAGCTCCCGGAATGGGAAGACCGCGTCATCGAAACGAAAAAAGGCGTGGTGCGACTCTTCGCGGTGTCCGAGCGAGCAAAACAACTCTTCGGCTCGGATGGCGCCCGCGCCGTGGCCGATCAAATCGAGAAAGACCCGGCCTCGGCGAGCCAATTGGTCCTCTTCGGCGAACGGCAGGAGGAACTTCCGCTTAGGAAGAAGGGACGCACCAGGAAGTCGGGTGGTCAGGTATCCGATGAGGCCATGAAGCCCCAGCGTGAAGCGACCACGCTCGACCGCGTCCACGCGGCTATGCTTCTTCAGGCCGGCGGCCGAACCAACGCCCTCCGCGCCCTCCTCAAGGCCGAGCAAGACCGTGGCCCAGACTTCGAGCGCCTCGCCAATTCCCTCTCCGCCCTCTATCCCCGGTACAGCGAAGAAAAACGCCTCCTGGACGCAATGCTCCTCGCCGTGCCAAGATAGCGCCATCACTCATGCTGACCCAGGCGGAGGCCGATCTTCTGATTGCGATGAAGAAAACTTTCGCAGATCCCAAACCCCTGCGGCTCACACCGGGACGTAAGCGAGTGTATGAACTGCTCGGCGATGACAAGAAGGAACAATTCCTACTCGACATATGGCGGGCAAGCCTGAAGTTATCGAAAGTGTCCTTCAACACCCGGGGCAGGAAGGTGGTCGTGCTGGTACGAGTTGATCTGGACGGGGCACCGCACACGAACCCAGATGAAACCAAGATTGGGGGAAGCCACATACACTTGTACCGTGAGGGCTACGATGACAAGTGGGCATACCCTCTCGACCAATCTGAATTCAGGAAACCGTCAAGCGTTGTCCAAACCCTCCTCGATTTTCTCGCCTATTGCAGAATTGGCGGATATCCTCCCGTCCAGGACGAGAACTGATGAACCGTCTGGAATGTGAACAATTGGTGGAGTCATACGTCGAGTGGATCAAGAAAGGACTCTCGGTCGCCCAACTTCAAGACGCCTGCGAATTGACCACACCGTTCCTGGACAGACACAATGACCACCTGCAAATCTACGCCCAGAAGAAGGATGGCAAGATTCTGATCACCGACGACGGATATATCCTTGCGGACTTGGAAACGAGCGGGATGGACCTGCTTACTCCGAAGCGACGAGCCGTCCTCGAGACGATGTTGAAGGGATACGGCGTCAGGATGGAGGAGGATCGTTTGATCGTGGATGCCACACCCCGCAATCTTGGGCAACGCATTCATTCGCTGGTTCAAGCGATGCTTTCAATCAATGACATGTTTGTGATGGCCCAGCCTCGGGTCTCCGGTTTTTTCTGGGAGGACGTAAGAGGCTTTCTGGATGAGAACAGGATCCGATATAGCCCTCGCGTAAAAATATCTGGCAGAAGCGGATTCGATCAGGCAATCGATTTTCTAATCCCAAAATCCCAGAGCCGGCCTGAACGACTGATACAAGCGATCAACACGCCAAGCAAGAACACTATCGGTTTCTATCTCTTTTCCCTCTCGGACACTCGTGAGGCAAGGGTGGACGCTTCCGAAGCGTATGCATTTCTGAATGATCAAGATCGCAAGGTGGGTGGCGAGATCATGGATGCACTGCAAGTCTATGAGGTGAAACCCGTGATTTGGAGTGGACGCCAGCAGGCTGTTCATGCATTGGCCGAATAGGGCGAGAGCGTGGAATACTGGTACAAGGTCGTAGCGCCGGAGAAGGAGGTTCGCGAGGGGCAGTCGTTTGACCCGGAGCAAGACATGACAAAGGTTTTCATCGCCGGTTCCAGGCATGTGACGAGACTCGACACAGAGGTGATGGCCAGAATTGACCGAATGATGGAGCAGAACTTCTCAATCTTGATCGGCGATGCCAACGGCGCCGACAAGGCGGCACAAAAGCACCTCCATGCAAAGGGCCACAGGAACGTCCAGGTGTTCTGCGTCGAAGGTGAGTGCAGGAACAATCTCGGCGGCTGGCCGGTCAGATCCGTGCGTTCCTCCTCCGTCAGGAAGGACTTCGCCCACTTCGCCAGCAAGGACGCCGTCATGGCCAATGAGGCTACGGTGGGGTTCATGTTGTGGGATGGCAAGAGCACAGGGACTTTGGCGAACGTTTCGCGGCTCATCGGCCAAGGCAAATCCGTCCTGGTGTACCTTGCTCCAACCCGCTCGTTTCTCGAATTGAAGAATGAAGCGGACTGGCAGAAGCTCCTTTCTGATTGCCCTGCACCGGTGAGAAATCGTTTCTTGACGAAGGTGAGCGGTAGCAAGAAGCGCCCGCCGCGCCCCCACCCTCTCAGCCTCTTTCCGCAAGCCCCTCGATGGAACCCTGGTACAAGGTAGCCACGCCTCGTAGGGAGGTACGGGAGGGACGGTCGTTCAACCCGGACGAATTCGCCATCGCGCTGGAGCAGGTGGTGGCGGGAAATGCGCCAGAGGACTACCAAGACCCGACAAAGTTCTTCGCCCGAACGTGTTTCACGCGCGCCCTGCGGGAATACTCCGGGTTGGTCTTGCGACGGCTCCAAGGCAAGACGGAAAGCACGGCGCCTGTCCTCACGTTGGTCACGCAGTTCGGCGGCGGGAAAACTCACACGTTGACAACCCTTTACCACATCGCCAAGAACGGCAAGGCACTCCACAAGAACAAGGATACTTCCGACCTTCTATCCCATGCCGAGCTACCCATCGTCGAGAACGTCCGGGTCGCCGTCTTCGTCGGCAACGCCTGGGACCCGCGCGAAGGCCGAGAAAATCCATGGATCGACATTGCGCGCCAGCTTGCGGGCGAGAAGGGAGTTGCCGAACTGGGCCAGGCGGCCAAGACCACCCCGCCGGGCACGGAGGCTCTGCATCGCGTCTTTCAGGCCGCAAACGGTCCTATTCTGATCCTGATGGACGAGGTGTTGAATTTCTTCAATCGTCATCGGCCGCTGGTGGAGCCAACTTACGCGTTTTTCGACAATCTGAACCGGGCCATGACCGGTACGACCCACGGCGCCATGGTGATCAGCCTGCCCCGCAGCCAGGTGGAAATGACGGACTGGGATACGCAGTGGCAGGAGCGGATCACCAAGGTCGTGAGGCGAGTGGCCAAGGAGCTCATCGCGAACGACGAGACGGAAATCAGCGAAGTCGTCCGCAGGAGGCTTTTCGAGGACCTCGGCAGCGAGAAGGCCCGAAAGAACGTGGCCAAGACGTTTGCCGACTGGTGTTTTGAGAGGCGAGCCCAACTTCCACCCGAATGGACGGCAGTGGATACGAGCGCGACGGACGCCAAATCGCGCGAGTTTCTTCAGAAGAGGTTCGAGGACTGCTACCCCTTCCATCCCGCCACCCTCTCGGTTTTCCAGCGCAAATGGCAAGCCCTTCAGCAGTATCAGCAAACCCGAGGCACCCTGGCCATGTTCGCCCAATGGATCTCCATCGCTGCCCAAGAGAGCTTCAAGAAGGCCCGGACGGAACCGCTCATCACGCTAGGCTCCGCGCCCCTTGAGGTTCCTGAGTTCCGGAGCGTGGTGCTGGGGCAGATCGGAGAGGCCCGGCTCGCCACGGCCATCGATTCCGACCTGGCTGGAGCTCATTCGCATGCCAAGGCCCTCGATGCGGATACAAAGGGCCCTCTCCGGGACATACACAGGCGAGTCGGCGCAGCGATCCTGTTCGAGTCTTCCGGTGGGCATGCGCAGAAGGTGGCCCACCTTCCCGAGCTCCGCTTTGCGCTAGGGGAACCCAGTATCGATACAACCTCCGTCGATAGCGCCGCCTTCGCCATGGAAGCCAGTGGCTACTACGTCCGGAAGGTCGGAACCGACGGCTTCCAGATCCACCACCAAGCAACCCTCAAGAAAGTGGTGAGCGATCGGCGAGCGTCGCTGGACCAGGAATCAGAGGTCAAACCCACGATGAGGGATCTCGTGCGCGGGGAATTCAGGAGGGGCGCCGGCATCCCCGTTATCGATTTCCCCAACGATGGGGCGGAGATTCAGGATTCGCCGAAGCTCACAATCATTACAATGGATCCTGAACTGGAATGGATTGGGAAGGGGTCCTTACGGGTGCAGGTGGCCGAGTGGACAAAGCAGCGGGGGAAGTCGCCTCGGCTTTATCCCGGGTCGCTCGTGTGGTGTTTCAAGAAACCCGGCCGGGAGCTGAGAGACGATGTAGAGAATTGGCTTGCGTGGAAGCGAGTTGCACAGGAGCTGGCGAACGGAACCCTTGGGAGCGACTTTGATAAGTCTGATCGCTCGGAGGTGCAAGCGAGAGTGAAGATTGCCGAGGATACCGCCCGGGAGGAGGTCTGGGGCGGGTATCGGTACGTGGTGCTCTCCGATCCCGCCGAGAAGGACGGCCTCAAGGTGATCGATTTGGGAGCCGGGCACGCCAGCGCGTCGGAAACGCTTTGCGGGCGGGTTATCGCGGCACTCAAGTCACAGGCACTCCTCAATGAATCGGTGGGCGCGGGCTACCTTGATCGGCACTGGCCTCCGGCGCTGAAGAAAACCGGAGGGTGGCCGCTCGCGAGCCTTCGGCAAAGCTTTCTGAACGGTGCCCTCACCCGCCTAGTGGACCCGGATCTGGTGCTAAGGGCCAAAGTTGTGGAATTCGTCGGCCGGGCAGAGTTCGGCTTGGCTTCCGGGCAGAAGAAGGACGGTTCGTTCGAGCGGATCTGGTTCGAGGAAATGCTGCCCGTGGATGAGGTCAATTTCGACGAAGGCGTTTTTCTCCTGACGAGAGCCAAGGCCAAGGAACTCAAGGGAGGCGGCATTGTAGTTACGTCAACGCCCACGGGTCCGACCGCCCTGACGACGCCACCACCAACGGTGGGCCCAACGCCTCATCCCCCGGTGGAGCCAGTAGCGGGCACCCGGACCATCCGGCTGGTCGGCGACATCCCTCCCGAACTCTGGAACCGACTGGGCACGAAGATTCTCCCGAAACTCCGCTCAGGCGACAACCTCAAGGTGGGCGTCGAATTCACCGTGACCGTCAAGTCCGGCGTTGCCCCTTCCCTGGAATCGGACCTCCGCCAAATCCTTGCCGACCTCGGCCTCACCAACCGCATTCGCATCGAGTAGTTGGTGCGGGCTTCCCCCGGGGAGCAGCCCAACACCTGCACTGTTCAGTTGGCCCCTACCTGAAGGCGTTCGGGGGCGACAGCCCCTACTTTTCCCTTCTGAGCTGCTCGATTTCTTTTTCGAGAGATTCTTTGAGCCAAGCCGCATCTTGAATCTGCTTCGCGAGTTCCATGACTTCATCCACCTTCCGTTTCTCGTCAGCCAGCATCTGCCGGTACACATCTCGCTGGTTCTGGAGGATCCTAATTTCTTGCTTGATCGATTCGATCTTCGCATGGAAGTCAACAATGGCATTGATCATCTCATCGAGTTCTCCAGAGCGTAAGGCTTTCTGGATTTCGAGATGCGCCAACTGAGCCTGCAACTTTTTCCGGTCCTCCTTGTACCAGAACGGGAACGCCAGAACGTTCGCGGTGCTTTCGCTGAGGGCATTCGCCACTTCCCGGGCCCCGAGAAGTAGATCGGCCACCTCGGAGGGCGCCAATCCCTCCTGTCGGAGAATCTCCAAGGCATTCAGTGCGTCGGAAACTCCGGTCATTCTACACCAGTCCAGCACCACCTTCTCCGCCTCGGCCGGGGTCATTCCAATCTCCTTCACCAAGGCTTTCGGGTTGTATTCCTTATCGAGCGAAATGAAAGCGCGAGACATTCGATCCCTCTCCGACTGGTTCGGGGTCGCGGGAACAGGAGAGGTCGGCTTTGCCAGCGTGGTTGCCGACGGCGGGTGGACGGCAGCAGGCTTCGTGGAGCCGTTGGTTGGAATGGGAGCGGTAGGCTGTTTGGACTGGATGCCTGGCGGATTGTTGAGGGTGGACCCATTGGAGCCCTCCGCGACAGGTTCTGCTTCCCGTCGCAGCAGACGCGCAACGCTATTGCGGTGGAGATCAACAGCCGCCGCGATAGCCTTGTAGCTCCAGCCTTGTTCGGCCATCTCCAACACCTTGGCGCGTGTGGGGGGATCAATCGTCTTCGACATGCTACAACGCGGCCTTCAGTGCGAGGTCACCGTATCTAATCCTGCACCCGTCATGCAACCCACGCGAATCCGTGGAAGCACCACAGGCTCAATCGGGCAGCGGAATTGCACCATCCGCGTGCTGAACATGCCACTTTCCGCGCACGGATACGTCGGCAAAATGCCCTGGATCGGTCGCATTAGTTCTGCCCATCTCACGAATGCGATCTTCCAGGGTACCCCGCGGGCACCCCAATGGTCGCATGTGCACCTTTCCACTGTCCGAATGAGTGCCGGAATTGTGCCCACGGACTACCACGGACAGGAACGAGTCTGCACAGAGTTACCCCATACCGAAGATGGGATGGAACGGGGAGCCGGGCCCGCCAGTGGCATCCGCACGATGCCCGGGCGCTGAAGCCCGACTCCCCGAGGGTTATTTCGCGGGAGGA is a window from the Nitrospirota bacterium genome containing:
- a CDS encoding ATP-binding protein; this encodes MEPWYKVATPRREVREGRSFNPDEFAIALEQVVAGNAPEDYQDPTKFFARTCFTRALREYSGLVLRRLQGKTESTAPVLTLVTQFGGGKTHTLTTLYHIAKNGKALHKNKDTSDLLSHAELPIVENVRVAVFVGNAWDPREGRENPWIDIARQLAGEKGVAELGQAAKTTPPGTEALHRVFQAANGPILILMDEVLNFFNRHRPLVEPTYAFFDNLNRAMTGTTHGAMVISLPRSQVEMTDWDTQWQERITKVVRRVAKELIANDETEISEVVRRRLFEDLGSEKARKNVAKTFADWCFERRAQLPPEWTAVDTSATDAKSREFLQKRFEDCYPFHPATLSVFQRKWQALQQYQQTRGTLAMFAQWISIAAQESFKKARTEPLITLGSAPLEVPEFRSVVLGQIGEARLATAIDSDLAGAHSHAKALDADTKGPLRDIHRRVGAAILFESSGGHAQKVAHLPELRFALGEPSIDTTSVDSAAFAMEASGYYVRKVGTDGFQIHHQATLKKVVSDRRASLDQESEVKPTMRDLVRGEFRRGAGIPVIDFPNDGAEIQDSPKLTIITMDPELEWIGKGSLRVQVAEWTKQRGKSPRLYPGSLVWCFKKPGRELRDDVENWLAWKRVAQELANGTLGSDFDKSDRSEVQARVKIAEDTAREEVWGGYRYVVLSDPAEKDGLKVIDLGAGHASASETLCGRVIAALKSQALLNESVGAGYLDRHWPPALKKTGGWPLASLRQSFLNGALTRLVDPDLVLRAKVVEFVGRAEFGLASGQKKDGSFERIWFEEMLPVDEVNFDEGVFLLTRAKAKELKGGGIVVTSTPTGPTALTTPPPTVGPTPHPPVEPVAGTRTIRLVGDIPPELWNRLGTKILPKLRSGDNLKVGVEFTVTVKSGVAPSLESDLRQILADLGLTNRIRIE
- a CDS encoding helix-turn-helix domain-containing protein encodes the protein MSKTIDPPTRAKVLEMAEQGWSYKAIAAAVDLHRNSVARLLRREAEPVAEGSNGSTLNNPPGIQSKQPTAPIPTNGSTKPAAVHPPSATTLAKPTSPVPATPNQSERDRMSRAFISLDKEYNPKALVKEIGMTPAEAEKVVLDWCRMTGVSDALNALEILRQEGLAPSEVADLLLGAREVANALSESTANVLAFPFWYKEDRKKLQAQLAHLEIQKALRSGELDEMINAIVDFHAKIESIKQEIRILQNQRDVYRQMLADEKRKVDEVMELAKQIQDAAWLKESLEKEIEQLRREK
- a CDS encoding DUF1828 domain-containing protein, whose product is MNRLECEQLVESYVEWIKKGLSVAQLQDACELTTPFLDRHNDHLQIYAQKKDGKILITDDGYILADLETSGMDLLTPKRRAVLETMLKGYGVRMEEDRLIVDATPRNLGQRIHSLVQAMLSINDMFVMAQPRVSGFFWEDVRGFLDENRIRYSPRVKISGRSGFDQAIDFLIPKSQSRPERLIQAINTPSKNTIGFYLFSLSDTREARVDASEAYAFLNDQDRKVGGEIMDALQVYEVKPVIWSGRQQAVHALAE